One Aquarana catesbeiana isolate 2022-GZ linkage group LG04, ASM4218655v1, whole genome shotgun sequence genomic region harbors:
- the SGK1 gene encoding serine/threonine-protein kinase Sgk1 isoform X3: protein MRTKTEKSPLKAFMKQRRMGLNDFIQKISTNTYTCKHNEVQSILNISQPSEPELLNGNPSPPPSPSQQINLGPSSNPHAKPSDFQFLKIIGKGSFGKVLLARHTADEKFYAVKVLQKKAILKKKEEKHIMSERNVLLKNVKHPFLVGLHFSFQTSSRLYFILDYINGGELFYHLQRERCFLEPRARFYAAEIASALGYLHSLNIVYRDLKPENILLDSQGHIVLTDFGLCKENIEPNGTTSTFCGTPEYLAPEVLHKQPYDRTVDWWCLGAVLYEMLYGLPPFYSRNTAEMYDNILNKPLQLKPNITNSARNLLEGLLQKDRTKRLGAKNDFMEIKNHIFFSPINWDDLINKKITPPFNPNVSGPSDLQHFDPEFTEEPVPNSIGQSPDSILITASIKEAAEAFMGFSYAPPMESFL from the exons CTTTCATGAAGCAGAGGAGAATGGGCCTCAATGACTTCATCCAGAAGATCTCCACCAACACCTACACCTGCAAGCA TAATGAAGTGCAATCCATCCTGAATATTTCACAACCTTCAGAGCCAGAACTGTTAAACGGCAATCCCTCGCCCCCT CCTAGCCCATCACAACAGATCAACCTTGGTCCATCATCCAATCCTCATGCCAAGCCATCCGACTTCCAGTTTCTGAAAATCATCGGGAAGGGCAGCTTCGGAAAAGTGCTCCTGGCAAGGCACACAGCCGATGAAAAATTCTATGCGGTTAAAGTTTTACAGAAGAAAGCCATCCTTAAGAAAAAAGAG GAGAAACACATAATGTCAGAACGCAACGTGCTATTAAAAAACGTCAAGCACCCTTTCCTGGTCGGGCTTCACTTCTCCTTCCAGACGTCCAGCCGATTATACTTCATTTTGGATTACATCAATGGTGGAGAG ctATTCTACCATCTACAAAGAGAGCGTTGCTTCCTGGAACCAAGAGCTCGATTTTATGCAGCTGAAATAGCCAGTGCACTGGGATACCTGCATTCTCTGAATATTGTTTACAG AGACTTGAAGCCTGAGAACATACTACTGGATTCACAGGGTCACATTGTCCTAACCGATTTTGGACTTTGCAAGGAAAACATTGAGCCCAATGGCACAACTTCTACTTTCTGTGGCACTCCAGAg TATCTAGCACCAGAGGTTCTTCACAAACAGCCTTATGACAGAACAGTTGACTGGTGGTGCTTAGGAGCAGTACTGTACGAAATGCTTTATGGCCTG CCACCGTTTTACAGCCGTAACACAGCTGAGATGTATGACAACATCCTGAATAAGCCCCTGCAGCTAAAACCAAACATAACCAACTCAGCCAGGAATCTTCTGGAGGGCCTACTGCAGAAAGATCGCACTAAAAGACTCGGTGCCAAGAATGACTTT ATGGAGATTAAGAACCACATCTTTTTCTCTCCAATTAATTGGGATGATCTCATCAATAAGAAGATTACTCCTCCTTTTAACCCAAATGTG AGTGGCCCAAGCGATTTGCAACACTTTGATCCTGAATTCACAGAAGAACCAGTTCCAAATTCCATTGGCCAGTCACCTGACAGCATTCTAATAACAGCCAGCATTAAAGAGGCAGCGGAAGCTTTTATGGGCTTCTCCTACGCCCCACCCATGGAGTCCTTCCTTTGA
- the SGK1 gene encoding serine/threonine-protein kinase Sgk1 isoform X2: MTVKSPDNVPSTLTYSKMRGMVALLIAFMKQRRMGLNDFIQKISTNTYTCKHNEVQSILNISQPSEPELLNGNPSPPPSPSQQINLGPSSNPHAKPSDFQFLKIIGKGSFGKVLLARHTADEKFYAVKVLQKKAILKKKEEKHIMSERNVLLKNVKHPFLVGLHFSFQTSSRLYFILDYINGGELFYHLQRERCFLEPRARFYAAEIASALGYLHSLNIVYRDLKPENILLDSQGHIVLTDFGLCKENIEPNGTTSTFCGTPEYLAPEVLHKQPYDRTVDWWCLGAVLYEMLYGLPPFYSRNTAEMYDNILNKPLQLKPNITNSARNLLEGLLQKDRTKRLGAKNDFMEIKNHIFFSPINWDDLINKKITPPFNPNVSGPSDLQHFDPEFTEEPVPNSIGQSPDSILITASIKEAAEAFMGFSYAPPMESFL, encoded by the exons ATGACAGTAAAGAGCCCGGACAACGTGCCCAGCACACTCACCTACTCCAAGATGAGGGGCATGGTGGCCCTGCTGATCG CTTTCATGAAGCAGAGGAGAATGGGCCTCAATGACTTCATCCAGAAGATCTCCACCAACACCTACACCTGCAAGCA TAATGAAGTGCAATCCATCCTGAATATTTCACAACCTTCAGAGCCAGAACTGTTAAACGGCAATCCCTCGCCCCCT CCTAGCCCATCACAACAGATCAACCTTGGTCCATCATCCAATCCTCATGCCAAGCCATCCGACTTCCAGTTTCTGAAAATCATCGGGAAGGGCAGCTTCGGAAAAGTGCTCCTGGCAAGGCACACAGCCGATGAAAAATTCTATGCGGTTAAAGTTTTACAGAAGAAAGCCATCCTTAAGAAAAAAGAG GAGAAACACATAATGTCAGAACGCAACGTGCTATTAAAAAACGTCAAGCACCCTTTCCTGGTCGGGCTTCACTTCTCCTTCCAGACGTCCAGCCGATTATACTTCATTTTGGATTACATCAATGGTGGAGAG ctATTCTACCATCTACAAAGAGAGCGTTGCTTCCTGGAACCAAGAGCTCGATTTTATGCAGCTGAAATAGCCAGTGCACTGGGATACCTGCATTCTCTGAATATTGTTTACAG AGACTTGAAGCCTGAGAACATACTACTGGATTCACAGGGTCACATTGTCCTAACCGATTTTGGACTTTGCAAGGAAAACATTGAGCCCAATGGCACAACTTCTACTTTCTGTGGCACTCCAGAg TATCTAGCACCAGAGGTTCTTCACAAACAGCCTTATGACAGAACAGTTGACTGGTGGTGCTTAGGAGCAGTACTGTACGAAATGCTTTATGGCCTG CCACCGTTTTACAGCCGTAACACAGCTGAGATGTATGACAACATCCTGAATAAGCCCCTGCAGCTAAAACCAAACATAACCAACTCAGCCAGGAATCTTCTGGAGGGCCTACTGCAGAAAGATCGCACTAAAAGACTCGGTGCCAAGAATGACTTT ATGGAGATTAAGAACCACATCTTTTTCTCTCCAATTAATTGGGATGATCTCATCAATAAGAAGATTACTCCTCCTTTTAACCCAAATGTG AGTGGCCCAAGCGATTTGCAACACTTTGATCCTGAATTCACAGAAGAACCAGTTCCAAATTCCATTGGCCAGTCACCTGACAGCATTCTAATAACAGCCAGCATTAAAGAGGCAGCGGAAGCTTTTATGGGCTTCTCCTACGCCCCACCCATGGAGTCCTTCCTTTGA